From Triticum aestivum cultivar Chinese Spring chromosome 4A, IWGSC CS RefSeq v2.1, whole genome shotgun sequence, a single genomic window includes:
- the LOC123087699 gene encoding phytosulfokine receptor 1-like, giving the protein MARCCLLLLFWAFLWPAASAVPCHPDDLRSLRGFAGDLSGGAVLLRTAWSGASCCSWEGVGCDGTSARVTVLRLPSRGLTGPIPGASLAGLVWLEELFLGSNSFMGVLPDALFGLARLRKLSLASNELTGQLSSRFGELTHLTLLDLSTNRFFGRLPDVFDDLTSLEHLAAHSNGFSGFLPPSLSSLSSLRGLNLRNNTLSGPIARVSFSGMPLLASVDFSTNYLTGWLPASLAGCGELKSLNLANNTLVGTIPSWIGEFDHLWYLNLSNNSFVGEVPKSLLRLKGLATAGRSSGMVFTNMLLYVNDKRRALNEQPNTITGSNNTVRSGRNNSMSGNDNTVISGDNNAVSGSFNTLVCGDNNVLTGDHHVVSGSNHIVTNSYNKVSGCTNNVSGSHHTVSGSNNAVSGSNNTVSGSNHVVSGSNKIVTDG; this is encoded by the coding sequence ATGGCGAGATGCTGCCTGCTGCTCCTCTTCTGGGCGTTCCTCTGGCCGGCGGCCAGCGCGGTGCCGTGTCACCCCGACGACCTTCGCTCGCTGCGGGGTTTCGCCGGAGACCTCAGCGGCGGGGCCGTCCTGCTCCGCACCGCATGGTCCGGCGCCTCGTGCTGCAGCTGGGAAGGTGTGGGCTGCGATGGCACCAGCGCTCGCGTCACGGTGCTGCGGCTCCCCTCGCGCGGCCTCACGGGGCCCATCCCAGGAGCCTCTCTAGCCGGCCTCGTGTGGCTGGAGGAACTCTTCCTCGGCTCAAACTCTTTCATGGGCGTCCTCCCAGACGCGCTCTTCGGGCTCGCTAGGCTAAGGAAGCTTTCACTCGCATCCAACGAGCTCACCGGCCAGCTGAGCTCACGCTTCGGGGAGCTCACACACCTCACCTTGTTGGATTTGTCCACCAACCGCTTCTTCGGCCGCCTCCCGGACGTGTTCGACGATCTCACGTCGCTAGAGCATTTGGCCGCACACTCCAATGGCTTCTCCGGCTTCCTGCCGCCGTCTCTGTCATCACTATCATCTCTTCGTGGGCTCAACCTCCGGAACAACACCTTGTCCGGCCCGATTGCTCGTGTTAGCTTCTCCGGCATGCCACTTCTTGCTTCCGTTGACTTCTCCACAAACTACCTGACTGGGTGGCTCCCGGCCAGCCTTGCGGGCTGTGGCGAGCTCAAGTCGCTCAACCTTGCCAACAACACATTGGTTGGCACCATCCCGTCGTGGATTGGTGAGTTTGACCACCTTTGGTACTTGAATCTCTCAAATAATTCATTCGTTGGCGAGGTACCCAAAAGTTTGTTACGGCTCAAGGGCCTCGCCACCGCGGGTCGTTCATCGGGTATGGTTTTCACTAACATGCTATTGTATGTAAATGACAAAAGAAGAGCACTCAATGAACAACCAAATACCATAACTGGGAGCAACAACACTGTCAGATCTGGGCGCAACAACAGCATGTCTGGGAATGATAACACTGTCATATCCGGAGACAACAACGCTGTGTCTGGGAGCTTCAACACCCTTGTATGTGGGGACAACAATGTTCTAACTGGGGACCACCATGTCGTATCTGGGAGCAACCATATTGTAACTAACAGCTACAATAAAGTATCTGGGTGCACCAATAATGTATCCGGGAGCCACCATACCGTATCCGGTAGCAACAATGCCGTATCTGGTAGCAACAATACGGTATCTGGGAGCAACCATGTCGTATCCGGGAGCAACAAAATTGTAACCGACGGTTAA
- the LOC123082714 gene encoding uncharacterized protein — protein MAGSRRRRRRRRARELLPQQGTEPSPPEDAALSSREVTTVESPCPASASTSSPLSGPHVCADLLDSLLHEIIALFNSFQDFLAFIGTCHSWRTAVSTFPSVYTFSFPPLHFKPDGPYVHPHSGDIKPILLSNCRWQLSDPTKKNLSLVCSVPENSPNAMHYLGCSYGYLIFSYEEHCLLVDVYTGSKVKPPKLPPNNNLGYFCGIGILTAPLISANSRLLLFSRASMFEWQVGTNSWSEHPLDLGRERIYQIVFFKGDIFAIDALMRLTLYT, from the exons ATGGCCggaagccgtcgccgccgccgccgccgccgcgctagaGAGCTGCTGCCGCAGCAGGGCACCGAACCCTCGCCGCCGGAAGACGCCGCTCTGAGCTCGAG AGAAGTTACCACTGTGGAGAGTCCCTGCCCTGCCTCAGCCTCTACCTCTTCGCCTTTGTCTGGACCTCATGTTTGTGCAGATCTCCTGGACAGCCTGCTTCACGAAATAATTGCTCTCTTTAACTCATTCCAAGACTTCCTTGCTTTCATTGGCACCTGCCACTCATGGCGCACTGCAGTCTCTACCTTTCCCTCTGTGTATACATTCAGCTTCCCGCCACTCCATTTCAAACCAGATGGTCCATATGTTCATCCACATAGTGGCGATATCAAGCCCATCCTTTTATCTAATTGCAGATGGCAGCTCAGTGATCCTACCAAGAAAAACTTATCCCTTGTGTGCTCAGTGCCTGAAAATAGTCCAAATGCAATGCACTATTTGGGCTGCTCATATGGGTATCTTATCTTCTCCTACGAGGAGCACTGCCTCCTTGTGGATGTGTACACTGGTAGCAAGGTGAAGCCCCCCAAACTCCCACCCAACAACAATCTTGGGTACTTTTGTGGCATAGGCATCCTTACGGCTCCATTAATTTCAGCCAACTCTCGCCTCCTCCTTTTCTCGAGGGCTTCCATGTTTGAGTGGCAGGTTGGAACAAACTCCTGGTCAGAGCACCCTCTTGATCTTGGCCGCGAACGCATCTATCAGATTGTGTTCTTCAAAGGTGATATCTTTGCCATAGATGCTCTTATGAGGCTCACACTATACACTTGA